Proteins encoded together in one Thermomonospora curvata DSM 43183 window:
- a CDS encoding HelD family protein, with translation MSSVDRKAVIATEQAAVNRAYAYWERSRSANKALTKPRPWNQDCPESSTPFIPDTPPELLNAYDDLGGQNLVVLRVDIKETSRKETFYIGRRSVKNPANGNRVVISWSSPLAIRCRQASASQPGNVLLRRILQCKERRVLDYRDDIDRRSVPLQETERKQSGDSSFSASVLGNFLLEEINRGRGERMRDIVATIERDQLRLVASEYKGVLIIQGGPGTGKTAVGLHRVAWLLDPENKTSIKPSEILVVLPHRGLLDYVSAIPQQLGISDVSIKALDQLWADEAAGSDDELARRVKSDERMAQVLRRALENTVRFHAVDKLPNSALRISHLDRTLRLSHQDVRTVLHQAFNSPGSFKARRAKAIDLLLDRLITPYVTGRGRGRSDSDIRTSLRKNKAFRTLVNRLWPEPSAPQTLRRLYSSRGFLTQSSSGLLTKEERESLFREPHLPLTPEDAVCLDELRYLIDGDVPRRYRHLVIDEAQDLTPMQARALARRCPSRSITVLGDLAQATGPHLYQSWDQIARILASGEKWILGELKTGYRVPREVIDFAAPLAKATAPKVSVPESLRPPVKDSVTTSAVAPWRLLEEAAAKAVALAGSTDDASRSVALVVPDDPEWTEETEQRLKAARSTTPRRTEMVRVLPVSRIKGMEFDHVVVVEPTVIADGGPAGLNQLYVALTRCTQTLTVVHAAPLPRELSSASDIPGMAPACDRRPLPGPPVESSSRASDELCQRLINEVSVDRQDPLHESLRTGLTAHLAQAGLRPEDSPVADIFRRTPDGLVLYEVLGSGGRVYLHMRDGAVRLLEVAETFQEKIHRKFLVLAGEPVEPWAAASIASVFGISVIWKRGDGWAGHDRDLALRE, from the coding sequence ATGAGCAGTGTGGACCGCAAGGCCGTGATCGCGACTGAGCAAGCGGCGGTGAACCGTGCCTACGCCTACTGGGAACGCAGCAGGTCCGCCAATAAGGCGTTGACAAAGCCCCGCCCCTGGAATCAGGACTGCCCCGAATCCAGCACCCCATTCATCCCCGACACGCCCCCGGAACTGCTGAACGCCTACGACGACCTCGGTGGACAGAACTTGGTGGTGTTGCGAGTCGATATCAAGGAAACCTCCAGGAAGGAGACGTTCTACATCGGCCGCCGCTCCGTCAAGAATCCGGCCAACGGCAACAGAGTCGTCATCAGCTGGTCCAGTCCGCTCGCCATAAGGTGCCGGCAGGCCTCCGCTTCCCAGCCCGGCAATGTGCTGCTGCGGCGCATCCTCCAGTGCAAGGAGCGCCGTGTGCTCGACTATCGCGACGATATCGATCGTCGATCCGTGCCACTGCAAGAGACAGAGCGCAAGCAAAGCGGTGATTCTTCCTTCTCCGCCTCGGTCCTCGGCAACTTTCTACTGGAGGAGATCAACCGCGGCCGTGGCGAGCGGATGCGGGACATCGTCGCCACGATCGAACGCGACCAGTTGCGGCTAGTCGCCAGCGAGTACAAGGGCGTCCTCATCATTCAGGGCGGACCCGGCACCGGAAAGACCGCGGTCGGCCTGCACCGGGTGGCCTGGCTTCTCGACCCGGAGAACAAGACGTCCATCAAGCCGAGCGAGATACTGGTGGTCCTCCCCCACCGGGGCCTGCTCGACTACGTGAGCGCCATCCCCCAGCAGCTCGGCATCTCGGACGTATCTATCAAGGCGCTCGACCAGCTCTGGGCCGACGAGGCCGCCGGCAGCGATGACGAACTGGCGCGGCGTGTCAAGTCGGACGAGCGGATGGCCCAGGTGCTGCGCCGCGCACTTGAGAACACCGTGCGCTTCCATGCCGTGGACAAGCTGCCGAACAGCGCATTGAGGATCAGCCACCTGGATAGAACCCTGCGGCTCAGCCACCAGGACGTGCGCACCGTCCTGCACCAGGCGTTCAACAGCCCCGGCTCTTTCAAAGCACGCCGTGCCAAGGCGATAGATCTGCTGCTGGACCGGCTGATCACCCCTTACGTCACCGGCCGGGGCAGAGGCCGAAGCGACAGCGACATACGCACTTCCCTGAGGAAGAACAAAGCCTTCAGAACACTGGTCAACAGACTGTGGCCGGAGCCCAGCGCGCCGCAGACGCTCCGGCGGCTGTACAGCAGCAGGGGGTTCCTCACACAGTCGTCCTCCGGGCTGCTCACCAAGGAGGAGAGGGAGTCCCTGTTCCGTGAGCCGCACCTGCCGCTGACCCCGGAGGACGCGGTATGCCTCGATGAGCTCCGTTATCTGATCGACGGGGACGTCCCCCGGCGGTACCGCCATCTGGTCATCGACGAGGCGCAGGACCTGACGCCGATGCAGGCCCGTGCCCTGGCGCGACGCTGCCCGAGCCGTTCCATCACGGTCCTCGGTGACCTGGCCCAGGCCACCGGGCCGCACCTGTATCAAAGCTGGGACCAGATCGCCCGCATCCTGGCCAGCGGGGAGAAGTGGATCCTGGGGGAGCTGAAGACCGGGTACCGGGTGCCCCGGGAAGTGATCGACTTCGCGGCTCCCCTGGCCAAGGCGACCGCCCCGAAGGTCTCCGTCCCGGAGTCCCTCAGGCCGCCCGTCAAGGATTCGGTGACCACGTCGGCGGTCGCTCCATGGCGGCTGCTGGAAGAGGCGGCCGCCAAAGCGGTCGCTCTGGCGGGCTCCACCGATGACGCCTCGCGGTCGGTCGCCCTGGTGGTCCCGGACGATCCAGAGTGGACCGAAGAGACCGAGCAACGGCTCAAAGCCGCCCGGAGCACCACGCCGAGGCGTACCGAAATGGTCAGGGTCCTTCCCGTGTCACGGATCAAAGGGATGGAGTTCGACCATGTCGTCGTCGTGGAGCCGACCGTGATCGCCGACGGCGGCCCTGCCGGCCTGAACCAGTTGTACGTCGCTCTCACCCGGTGCACCCAGACGCTCACCGTCGTCCATGCCGCACCACTGCCCCGTGAGCTGTCCTCTGCCTCCGACATCCCCGGTATGGCGCCCGCGTGCGACCGTCGTCCGCTTCCCGGCCCGCCCGTGGAATCGTCTTCGCGGGCAAGCGATGAGCTCTGCCAGAGACTGATCAATGAAGTGAGCGTGGACCGGCAGGACCCCCTTCACGAAAGTCTCCGCACCGGGCTCACAGCGCATCTCGCCCAGGCAGGGCTCCGCCCCGAGGACTCCCCCGTGGCGGACATTTTTCGGCGCACGCCGGATGGGCTGGTCCTTTACGAGGTCCTGGGCTCAGGAGGCCGGGTGTACCTCCATATGAGGGACGGTGCGGTACGGCTTTTGGAGGTGGCCGAAACCTTCCAGGAGAAGATCCACCGCAAGTTCCTCGTGCTCGCCGGGGAACCCGTGGAGCCGTGGGCGGCTGCGAGCATAGCGTCCGTGTTCGGCATCTCCGTGATCTGGAAAAGGGGAGACGGCTGGGCGGGCCACGACCGTGACCTGGCGCTACGGGAATGA